TGTCTGTTTTTCATAATTGTAGTCATTCAGATTCTGCAGATCAAAATGCCACAAAAACTTCAAAAAGAAGCGCAACCCAAGAAAAACCAGATGGACCAAAGCATTCAGAAAGGCATCAGGAAAGGAGTTGACAGTGGTGAGTTGGTTATCTGTAGATCATTGTCTGTGCCATTCATTTATATCACAAAGTGTTAAGATAAAGAAATGTATCATCAATTCTTACAGGATAATGCTCTAGAGTTTGAGAAACGCCGAAATATCCCCATCAAATATAACAGACAGCTCTGGGACAAGACGGGTAATGTATACATGTTAATGTCTGAAATATACCACTGTGAAATTCTTTTGCCATttagttttgaatttaagtACAATGTGTAACTCTTGATTTCTACAGTGGAAGCAATGAAGAAGGTGGAAGAAATCAAACAGAGACGACAGGCCAGATTTATCTTAAACAGGTGAGCAAATAATTTTATCTTTCTTTCATGTAATTCTTTTACAATAATGTAtattaaaattaaagtttttttcttggtTATTTTAGGATGTGGGAAATATTTTGGCCTCACCATTTCTGCCCTTGTCTCACTTCTGTAGGTTAAAGAAGGGCAAACAGTTGGAGAAGGAAGAGGCCATCAGCGAAGTCAAGAAAAATATTCACCTTATCAAAGCACCACATGCAGGCAAGTCACCAAATAATAAATCAGAGTCCTTTAATCTAActttgcatagcagatggactTGCCAGAGTCCATCTCTGtaatcaggcaaatccatcttgaaaagctgcAGTCTACAATGTTTGTGCTAAACTTAATGCTGTTCAGTCCCGTAAGCATCATTTGAGcagaacgaggcagtagctagTGGGGTTTGGTTGTACTCGAAGCtatttgcaatggctgcctccagtgtgaTGATTAGTTCGGATATAGCCCTAGTACAAcgtaaattttaaaaacaacatatagcacaaattttttaaacaacactaaaagcctTTCATGAtgagaaatatgtttttgctcttctgccaacctgcttcagcatgagttagTAAGAGTTATGGGGAAAAGGGTAGATTGTTATGTGAGGGGTTGTGTACAtaggctgctagtggagtgactCAGACTTAGTCGCAGCAGCGGTTTCTGCCAAAGTTGGAcaacttttctttattaaaacaagggcagagagcaataGTGAAAGCCTTTTTATGATGGATAGTatgtttttgctcctctccTGGTCTGCTCTGGCATGGGTTTGCGATTATTACAGGTGGGGTCTGCCGGTGTATCCAATGGATGCTGCTCCAGTAGCTATTCTCTTGGATGAAGCTGTAGGAAAGCAACAGTGTAATCGTAACTAGACCACattcctttttaaaacaagagcaaagagccacaccaaaagcttgtcttggcagagaagacatttttgcacatctccctacctgccttggcatcaattttaattACAGAGAACCTCCGCCACCAACAATCTACAGCAGCGGTAGCATGTCATCATAAGAGAAGCGCATGCCATATGTACAACATCATTAGActtgttgttttgattggcccgtcatgaacgTGACACCTTCCAAGACTCGTGAAAAGTCCTGGCTTTCTATGGTAGCTTTCcgagatgaatgtgaaatatatctatgCAGTGGATGTTTGAAATAGTCTATCTGGCGCGTCAGGTTATCTTAAATCATGTATGATGAAATATAATTGTCAGCATAGTTTTAAGTGAATG
The sequence above is a segment of the Cheilinus undulatus linkage group 9, ASM1832078v1, whole genome shotgun sequence genome. Coding sequences within it:
- the rsl24d1 gene encoding probable ribosome biogenesis protein RLP24, with amino-acid sequence MRIEKCYFCSGPVYPGHGVMFVRNDCKSFRFCRSKCHKNFKKKRNPRKTRWTKAFRKASGKELTVDNALEFEKRRNIPIKYNRQLWDKTVEAMKKVEEIKQRRQARFILNRLKKGKQLEKEEAISEVKKNIHLIKAPHAGKAKQMEDKMVQKLQEDVDMGDEDN